One stretch of Amycolatopsis sp. NBC_00345 DNA includes these proteins:
- a CDS encoding VOC family protein, with translation MPEPFDALRRPSAPVGPDPAFAAELRDHLSRLILNGAEMTTTETPADAKVHALAPYLVVTDARAALDFYVEVFGARRRSDPILMDDGRVGHAELAIGDSVLMLAEEFPELGNVVAPVGGPLIRVEVANVRESARLAVERGAELLRPVEDRGYGLGGTIKDPYGQRWLLGQAAPATHAASPPVRHGEAGYFTFQVPAAEPAKEFYGAVLGWQFSPGRVEGGWGVQGAGLMGGLWGGPGRQTGWKVMYAVDDLAAALTRVREHGGTAGEAARQPYGLSADCVDNQGIEFGLWEQPSE, from the coding sequence ATGCCTGAGCCGTTCGACGCGCTTCGCCGGCCCTCGGCGCCGGTCGGCCCCGATCCGGCGTTCGCCGCGGAACTGCGCGACCACCTCAGTCGCCTGATCCTGAACGGAGCCGAGATGACCACCACCGAAACCCCCGCCGACGCCAAGGTCCACGCGCTCGCGCCGTACCTCGTCGTGACCGACGCCCGGGCCGCGCTCGACTTCTACGTCGAGGTCTTCGGCGCGCGACGGCGGTCCGACCCGATCCTGATGGACGACGGCCGGGTCGGGCACGCCGAGCTGGCCATCGGCGACAGCGTGCTGATGCTGGCCGAGGAGTTCCCCGAGCTGGGCAACGTCGTCGCACCGGTCGGCGGGCCGCTGATCCGCGTCGAGGTGGCGAACGTGCGGGAGTCCGCGCGCCTGGCCGTCGAGCGGGGCGCGGAGCTGCTGCGCCCGGTCGAGGACCGCGGTTACGGCCTCGGCGGGACGATCAAGGACCCGTACGGCCAGCGATGGCTCCTCGGGCAGGCCGCGCCGGCCACTCACGCCGCTTCGCCGCCCGTACGCCACGGCGAAGCGGGTTACTTCACCTTCCAGGTCCCGGCGGCCGAGCCAGCGAAGGAGTTCTACGGCGCCGTGCTCGGCTGGCAGTTCTCGCCGGGCCGGGTCGAAGGCGGCTGGGGCGTCCAAGGTGCCGGCCTGATGGGCGGGCTCTGGGGCGGCCCGGGGCGCCAGACGGGCTGGAAGGTGATGTACGCCGTGGACGACCTGGCCGCCGCGCTCACCCGCGTCCGCGAGCACGGCGGGACCGCGGGCGAGGCGGCGCGGCAGCCGTACGGGTTGAGCGCGGACTGCGTCGACAACCAGGGCATCGAGTTCGGGCTGTGGGAGCAGCCAAGCGAGTGA
- a CDS encoding helix-turn-helix transcriptional regulator, with protein MTSAVEERLRRDELGAFLRSRRARITPEQVGLPLGGRRRTPGLRREEVAQLAGVGVTWYTWLEQGRDINASEQVLAAISRTLRLDPHEHLHLFTLAGAPEPPSEKHCNAVTPAMRMMMAKLEPYPVVVRNARCDLLGYNRGYTWLMGEVDDIPFEDRNTMVQCLLNPRWRERMLDWETNVPRVIASFRAVMAEHVAENSWKSLVKRLKAESPMFARLWDRHDVNPEPIRTKRYLHPEAGLLKFNFTYLYLGRRSEITMSTYTPADEETAAKLPLFFD; from the coding sequence ATGACCAGCGCCGTAGAAGAACGCCTGCGCCGGGACGAGCTCGGCGCGTTCCTGCGCAGCCGCCGCGCGCGCATCACCCCCGAGCAGGTCGGGCTGCCCCTCGGCGGCCGCCGCCGGACGCCGGGACTGCGCCGCGAGGAGGTCGCGCAGCTCGCCGGGGTCGGGGTCACCTGGTACACGTGGCTGGAGCAGGGCCGCGACATCAACGCGTCCGAGCAGGTGCTCGCCGCCATCTCCCGCACGCTGCGCCTCGACCCACACGAGCACCTGCACCTGTTCACGCTGGCCGGCGCGCCGGAGCCGCCGTCGGAGAAGCACTGCAACGCCGTCACCCCGGCGATGCGGATGATGATGGCGAAGCTGGAGCCGTACCCGGTGGTCGTGCGCAACGCGCGCTGCGACCTGCTGGGCTACAACCGCGGCTACACCTGGCTGATGGGCGAGGTCGACGACATCCCGTTCGAGGACCGCAACACGATGGTCCAGTGCCTGCTGAACCCGCGGTGGCGTGAGCGGATGCTCGACTGGGAGACGAACGTGCCGCGCGTGATCGCGTCGTTCCGCGCCGTGATGGCCGAGCACGTGGCCGAGAACTCGTGGAAGAGCCTGGTCAAGCGGCTGAAGGCGGAGTCGCCGATGTTCGCGCGGCTGTGGGACCGGCACGACGTGAACCCGGAGCCCATCCGCACCAAGCGGTACCTGCACCCCGAGGCGGGCCTGCTGAAGTTCAACTTCACCTACCTCTACCTCGGCCGCCGCTCGGAGATCACCATGTCGACCTACACCCCGGCCGACGAGGAGACGGCGGCGAAGCTCCCGCTGTTCTTCGACTGA
- a CDS encoding VOC family protein translates to MSVSVELNHLIVPSRDNRESAEFLARLLGLETGEEWGPFIPVHVGNGVRLDFASVPPEDLRLQHYCFLIPEADFDAFFARLKETGVTYHADPHGQQPSEINHNYGGHGVYFLDPGGNGLEVITQPYEPERKRPERW, encoded by the coding sequence GTGTCAGTTTCCGTCGAGTTGAACCATCTGATCGTCCCGTCCCGTGACAACCGGGAGTCCGCCGAATTCCTCGCCCGTCTGCTGGGGCTCGAGACCGGTGAGGAATGGGGGCCCTTCATCCCCGTCCACGTCGGCAACGGCGTGCGGCTGGACTTCGCGTCCGTCCCGCCGGAGGACCTGCGCCTGCAGCACTACTGCTTCCTGATCCCGGAGGCCGATTTCGACGCGTTTTTCGCGCGGCTGAAGGAAACCGGCGTGACCTACCACGCCGATCCGCATGGGCAGCAGCCCAGCGAGATCAACCACAACTACGGTGGCCACGGCGTCTACTTCCTGGATCCGGGCGGTAACGGTTTGGAAGTGATCACGCAGCCGTACGAGCCGGAGCGGAAGCGGCCCGAGCGCTGGTAA
- a CDS encoding RNA polymerase sigma factor has translation MTEPRVRPDPAFALLGLYETALPEVYGYLLSRCGDRTLAEELTSETFLGAVAACRKDDAPAVSVAWLIGVARHKLADHWRRREREDRGLRLVHDSEPDVSDPWDERLDALRARQVLESLAVPHRAALTLRYVDGLPVAGVAEHLGRTVHATEGLLTRAKAAFRRGYQEKEGRDA, from the coding sequence GTGACGGAACCTCGGGTGCGACCGGACCCGGCCTTCGCGCTGCTCGGGCTCTACGAGACCGCGCTGCCGGAGGTCTACGGGTACCTGCTCTCGAGGTGCGGCGACCGCACGCTGGCCGAGGAGCTGACGTCCGAGACGTTCCTCGGCGCGGTCGCCGCCTGTCGCAAGGACGACGCGCCCGCGGTGAGCGTCGCGTGGCTGATCGGCGTGGCCCGGCACAAGCTCGCCGACCACTGGCGGCGCCGGGAGCGCGAGGACCGGGGACTGCGGCTGGTGCACGACTCCGAGCCCGACGTCAGCGACCCGTGGGACGAGCGGCTCGACGCCCTGCGCGCGCGGCAGGTGCTCGAGTCGCTCGCCGTGCCCCACCGGGCGGCGTTGACCCTCCGTTACGTCGACGGCCTGCCGGTCGCGGGTGTCGCCGAGCACCTCGGCCGCACGGTCCACGCCACGGAAGGGCTGCTGACCCGCGCCAAGGCCGCGTTCCGGCGCGGCTACCAGGAGAAGGAGGGTCGCGATGCCTGA
- a CDS encoding MFS transporter, translating into MTATTTVPATTTVAAGAPARPGLTPAGLVTVLLGAALPIIDFFIVNVALPTINEDLHTSASTLELVVAAYGIAYAVLLVLGGRLGDTFGRRRLFLLGLTLFTITSLVCGIAPNATTLVLARAAQGAASALLLPQVLSIIQAGTKGERRSRALGLFGATGGISTVVGQLFGGALVAADLWGTSWRPIFLVNVPIGIVGLIIARRTVPDSRAANPLGIDRWGTALLAVSLLSLLIPIMEGRALGWPWWTIALLVLFPFAAFAFVRVEMRLQRRGGMPLLPPSLVRTASVRHGLMVAVPFFCGFGSFMFVYAMTLQDGLHLGPLGSGLALTPMAVAYFTTSLVSSRLVTRYGQKMVAIGGAVLTLGLLVLAGSALLAWPDLSVWDLAPAMVLIGVGNGMASTTLFRIVLSRVPTDLAGVGGGVLTTTQQTSLALGVAVFGSLFAGLSTSGSFGFEGAFVLVIGLLAVLAIVVTALARKLPDPR; encoded by the coding sequence ATGACCGCGACAACCACCGTGCCGGCAACGACCACCGTCGCCGCCGGCGCCCCTGCCAGGCCGGGCCTCACCCCTGCCGGCCTGGTCACCGTGCTGCTGGGGGCAGCGCTCCCGATCATCGACTTCTTCATCGTCAACGTCGCCCTGCCGACCATCAACGAGGACCTGCACACGTCCGCCTCCACGCTGGAGCTGGTGGTGGCGGCGTACGGCATCGCGTACGCCGTGCTGCTGGTCCTCGGCGGACGGCTGGGCGACACCTTCGGCCGGCGCCGGCTCTTCCTGCTCGGCCTCACGCTGTTCACCATCACCTCGCTGGTCTGCGGCATCGCCCCGAACGCGACGACGCTGGTGCTCGCCCGCGCCGCGCAGGGTGCGGCGTCGGCGCTGCTGCTGCCGCAGGTCCTGTCGATCATCCAGGCGGGCACCAAGGGCGAACGCCGCTCGCGCGCGCTCGGCCTGTTCGGCGCGACGGGCGGCATCTCCACCGTGGTCGGCCAGCTGTTCGGCGGCGCGCTCGTGGCCGCGGACCTGTGGGGCACGAGCTGGCGGCCGATCTTCCTGGTGAACGTGCCGATCGGCATCGTCGGGCTGATCATCGCCCGGCGCACGGTGCCGGACAGCCGCGCCGCGAACCCGCTGGGCATCGACCGCTGGGGCACCGCGCTGCTGGCCGTTTCCCTGCTGTCGTTGCTGATCCCGATCATGGAGGGCCGCGCGCTCGGCTGGCCGTGGTGGACGATCGCGCTGCTGGTGCTGTTCCCGTTCGCCGCCTTCGCGTTCGTCCGCGTCGAGATGCGGCTCCAGCGGCGCGGCGGGATGCCGCTGCTGCCGCCTTCGCTGGTGCGGACGGCGAGCGTGCGCCACGGGCTGATGGTCGCGGTGCCGTTCTTCTGCGGCTTCGGCTCGTTCATGTTCGTCTACGCGATGACGCTGCAGGACGGCCTGCACCTCGGCCCGCTCGGCTCCGGGCTGGCACTGACCCCGATGGCCGTCGCGTACTTCACGACGTCGCTGGTCAGCAGCCGCCTGGTGACCCGGTACGGGCAGAAGATGGTGGCCATCGGCGGCGCGGTGCTGACGCTCGGCCTGCTGGTGCTGGCGGGCTCGGCGCTGCTGGCCTGGCCGGACCTGTCCGTCTGGGACCTGGCGCCCGCGATGGTGCTGATCGGTGTGGGCAACGGCATGGCGTCGACCACGCTGTTCCGCATCGTGCTGTCTCGCGTGCCCACCGACCTGGCGGGCGTCGGCGGCGGCGTGCTGACCACGACCCAGCAGACCTCGCTGGCACTGGGCGTGGCGGTGTTCGGCAGCCTGTTCGCCGGGCTGAGCACGTCCGGGTCGTTCGGCTTCGAAGGCGCGTTCGTGCTGGTCATCGGCCTGCTGGCGGTGCTGGCGATCGTGGTCACGGCGCTGGCGCGCAAGCTGCCCGACCCGCGCTGA
- a CDS encoding sensor histidine kinase has protein sequence MRQDRWRARNPWFGRVFRTALVLAVVLGASSAAARWQPGAPRLGPAGFAWLAATALTLLLVHKFPLTLFVATSASVYAYYAVGEPNGPVLVVPAIALFMLTRKRGPMTAGITAAVVLLAAYAAFAITHRTFAVNAGAGIAVLWSAAVIGVGTAVRYQFAVITARRAQADEHRHRMAEQERLLIAREVHDVVAHSLAMINVQAGVAAHVADRRPEQAKEALLNIKAASASALNDLRATLAVLRSGEDKAPAPSLAQIDELLDHARAAGLQVELHGEAGELPAPVDGAAYRILQESLTNVVRHAENAGRVDVRLERRPGALALTVRDDGRGTAEPTPGHGLRGMRERAAALGGKVEAGVTGDGFEVRAELPVEGDG, from the coding sequence ATGAGGCAGGACCGGTGGCGGGCGCGGAACCCGTGGTTCGGACGGGTGTTCCGGACCGCGCTGGTGCTCGCCGTGGTGCTGGGCGCCAGCAGCGCCGCCGCCCGCTGGCAGCCGGGCGCGCCCCGGCTGGGCCCCGCCGGCTTCGCCTGGCTGGCCGCGACGGCGCTGACCTTGCTGCTGGTCCACAAGTTCCCGTTGACGCTGTTCGTGGCCACCTCCGCCTCGGTGTACGCGTACTACGCGGTGGGCGAGCCCAACGGGCCGGTGCTCGTGGTTCCGGCGATCGCGCTGTTCATGCTCACGCGCAAGCGCGGGCCGATGACCGCCGGGATCACCGCGGCGGTCGTGCTGCTCGCCGCGTACGCCGCGTTCGCGATCACCCACCGGACTTTCGCCGTCAACGCGGGCGCCGGGATCGCCGTGCTGTGGTCGGCCGCGGTGATCGGCGTCGGCACGGCTGTGCGCTACCAGTTCGCGGTGATCACGGCGCGGCGCGCGCAGGCCGACGAGCACCGGCACCGGATGGCCGAGCAGGAGCGGCTGCTGATCGCGCGCGAGGTGCACGACGTCGTCGCGCACAGCCTGGCGATGATCAACGTGCAGGCGGGCGTCGCGGCGCACGTCGCCGACCGTCGCCCGGAGCAGGCGAAAGAGGCGCTGCTCAACATCAAGGCGGCCAGCGCTTCGGCGCTCAACGACCTGCGGGCGACGCTGGCTGTGCTGCGTTCAGGGGAGGACAAGGCGCCCGCGCCCAGCCTCGCGCAGATCGACGAGCTGCTGGACCACGCGCGCGCCGCGGGCCTGCAGGTCGAGCTGCACGGCGAGGCCGGGGAGCTGCCCGCACCGGTCGACGGCGCCGCGTACCGGATCCTGCAGGAGTCGCTGACCAACGTCGTCCGGCACGCCGAGAACGCCGGGCGGGTCGACGTCCGCCTGGAGCGGCGGCCCGGGGCGCTGGCGCTGACCGTGCGGGACGACGGCCGCGGCACCGCGGAGCCGACGCCCGGCCACGGGCTGCGCGGGATGCGCGAGCGCGCGGCGGCGCTGGGCGGAAAAGTCGAAGCCGGGGTCACCGGCGACGGGTTCGAGGTGCGGGCCGAGCTGCCCGTCGAGGGGGACGGATGA